From the genome of Grus americana isolate bGruAme1 chromosome 9, bGruAme1.mat, whole genome shotgun sequence, one region includes:
- the ETV5 gene encoding ETS translocation variant 5: MDGFYDQQVPFMGPGKSCAEEGRGRPGSDRKRKFLETDLAHDSEELFQDLSQLQEAWLAEAQVPDDEQFVPDFQSDNLVLHAPPPAKIKRELHSPSAELSSCSHEQALCAGYGDKCLYNCCAYDRKPPAGFKPLTPPATPVSPAHQGSALPLPAPAVQAAAHGAAPAPHALQEQRQQAFAVPRPPHLPMHMPKMMSENQYPAEHRFQRQLSEPCHPFPPQPGVPGDGRPVYHRQLSEPLGPAAPRPPQGFKQEYHDPLYEHGGPGLPGPPSHGFQPPMGIKQEPRDYCIDSEVPNCQSSYLRGGVFPSSHDGFPYEKDTRLYFDDTCVVPERLEGKVKQEPTLYREGPPYQRRGSLQLWQFLVTLLDDPANAHFIAWTGRGMEFKLIEPEEVARRWGIQKNRPAMNYDKLSRSLRYYYEKGIMQKVAGERYVYKFVCDPDALFSMAYPDNQRPFLKTEPDCPVPEEETVPLTHFEDSPAYLLEMEPCGSLPYAEGFAY, encoded by the exons ATGGACGGCTTCTACGACCAGCAGGTTCCCTTCATGGGCCCCGGG AAGTCCTGCGCCGAGGAGGGCCGAGGCCGGCCGGGGTCCgataggaaaaggaaatttttggAGACCGACCTGGCCCACGACTCGGAAG AGCTCTTCCAGGAtctcagccagctccaagagGCCTGGCTAGCCGAAG cTCAGGTCCCTGATGATGAACAATTTGTCCCAGATTTCCAATCTGACAACC TGGTCCTGCACGCCCCGCCGCCGGCAAAGATCAAGCGGGAGCTGCACAGCCCTTCCGCGGAGCTGTCGTCCTGCAGCCACGAGCAGGCTCTCTGTGCCGGCTACGGGGACAAGTGCCTCTACAACTGCTG TGCCTACGACAGGAAGCCCCCCGCTGGGTTCAAGCCATTAACGCCGCCCGCCACGCCGGTGTCTCCTGCGCACCAGGGATCGGCCCTGCCGCTGCCGGCCCcggctgtgcaggcagctgcccatggggcggccccggccccgcacgcgctgcaggagcagaggcagcaggccTTCGCCGTGCCGCGGCCGCCTCACCTGCCCATGCACATGCCAAAGATGATGTCTGAAAACCAATACCCCGCAGAGCACAG GTTTCAGAGGCAGCTGTCTGAGCCCTGCCACCCCTTCCCGCCGCAGCCTGGGGTCCCGGGGGACGGCCGCCCCGTCTACCACCGGCAGCTGTCGGAGCCCCtgggccccgccgccccccgcccccctcagGGATTCAAGCAGGAGTACCACGACCCGCTCTACGAGCACGGCGGCCCCGGCCtgcccggcccccccagccacgGCTTCCAGCCCCCCATGGGCATCAAGCAGGAGCCCCGGGACTACTGCATCGACTCAG AAGTGCCTAACTGCCAGTCCTCGTACCTGCGGGGGGGCGTCTTCCCCAGCAGCCATGATG GATTTCCGTACGAAAAGGACACACGATTGTATTTTGATGACACGTGTGTGGTGCCTGAGCGGCTGGAGG GTAAAGTGAAGCAGGAGCCCACCCTGTACCGGGAGGGCCCTCCCTACCAGCGGCGCGGgtccctgcagctctggcagTTCCTGGTCACCCTCCTGGACGACCCCGCCAATGCCCACTTCATCGCCTGGACCGGCCGGGGCATGGAGTTCAAGCTGATCGAGCCTGAGGAG gtAGCGCGGCGCTGGGGCATCCAGAAGAACCGGCCGGCCATGAACTACGACAAGCTCAGCCGCTCCCTGCGCTACTACTACGAGAAGGGCATCATGCAGAAG gtGGCCGGCGAGCGATACGTCTATAAGTTCGTCTGTGACCCCGACGCCCTCTTTTCCATGGCCTACCCTGACAACCAGCGCCCCTTCCTGAAGACGGAGCCCGACTGCCCGGTGCCCGAGGAGGAGACGGTGCCGCTGACGCACTTCGAGGACAGCCCGGCGTACCTGCTGGAGATGGAGCCCTGCGGCAGCCTTCCCTACGCGGAGGGCTTCGCCTACTGA